Genomic window (Bacteroidales bacterium):
TTAATTCTTCGAGATCGTTCTTTGATAGTTTTATACCATGCTTATTCATAAAATCATAAATATTAGCACGTGTTTCAGATCCCTTTGCCGGAGCAAATAACATTCCAACTGCAGCACCCGCAGCAACACCACCTATGAAGGCGGTTAGTAAACATAAACCTTTCATAACCATTAATTTTTAATACATATATATAACACAAATTATCTGTGTTATGTTTAGATAATTGCTTCAATAATGGTTGTGTTAATGATAAAAATATTAACTTTGTTAAAAGTTTTATCAATATGAATTGGATTACATTAATTGTTGCCGGACTTTTTGAAGTTGGTTTTACATTTTGTATGGGCAAGGCTCGAGAGTCAACAGGATTAGAGTTCTATTTGTGGGGATTAGGCTTTCTTGCTTCTTTAGCATTGAGTATGATACTGTTAGCTAAGGCAACGCAATATATCCCAATGGGTACTGCTTATCCTGTTTGGACTGGGATTGGTGCTGTTGGCACTGTTTTAATGGGGATTTTCTTTTTTAATGAACCTGTAACTTTTACGAGACTATTTTTTATTACAACGCTTATTGTGTCAATTATAGGTCTTAAACTTGTATAACAATGATTGTACCTGATCTTAATCAACAATTTTGGGATTTTGTACATTCTCATGCTGATGATAATTGTTTGTCGTTACGTCTGAAATATTCTAATGTTTCGGATTTTAATATCTCATATGCTATTGATCAAATTGAAGCACGACAAAAGGTTAAGGATAAACTTTCATTTGTTGCCCATAATAAAAGATTCTTATTCCCCTCTATATTGTCAGCAGAACAATGTACTTGTGAAGCGGTTGCTCGTTTTAAGGCAAATCATATTCTAAAAGGTTGTTATAACTCAATATGTGATTTAACTGGTGGTCTTGGTATTGACACACTTGCTTTTTCTTCTGTTATTCCGAGTGTTACATACGTAGAACGCTATGCGGAGTATTGTTTGGCTGCAAATCATAATTTTAGATTACTTAATAGAAATATAAGAGTTATTAATAGTGATTGCTCTGATTTTTTAAAAGAGAATATTGGTTTTGATGCTCTCTATATTGATCCTGCTCGAAGGGGTGAATCAAATAAACGCCTTTTTGCTTTTGCTGATTGTGAGCCTAATGTTGTTGAGTTGCTACCTCGTATGTTTGAGGTGGCAAATGATGTATATATTAAAGCCTCTCCTATGGCTGATATTTCAATGTCAATTAATGAGTTGAAATATGTTTGCGATATTTATGTTATATCATATAAGAATGAGTGCAAGGAGTTGCTTTTTAGGTTGAATAAAAGTGAAACAGCTATTAATGATGTTAATATTATATGTGTTGATATTCAAACCTCTTCTACTTCGTTATATAAATTTAAATATCTTGAAGAGAGTAGTATATCAGACATTGTTTACTCTGATCCTTTAAATTACTTATATGAACCTTCTTCTGCTATTTTAAAGGCTGGAGCTTTTAAATCAGTTGCTAAGTTTTATGATGTTAAAAAATTAGCACAAAGTAGCCACATTTATACTTCAAATAGTTTTGTTAATAGTTTTCAAGGAAGAAAATTTAAAATTGATAATGTTATCCCCTTCTCTTCAAAGTT
Coding sequences:
- a CDS encoding YtxH domain-containing protein, whose product is MKGLCLLTAFIGGVAAGAAVGMLFAPAKGSETRANIYDFMNKHGIKLSKNDLEELKKCVTNECDKEDQKV
- a CDS encoding multidrug efflux SMR transporter, with protein sequence MNWITLIVAGLFEVGFTFCMGKARESTGLEFYLWGLGFLASLALSMILLAKATQYIPMGTAYPVWTGIGAVGTVLMGIFFFNEPVTFTRLFFITTLIVSIIGLKLV
- a CDS encoding SAM-dependent methyltransferase; protein product: MIVPDLNQQFWDFVHSHADDNCLSLRLKYSNVSDFNISYAIDQIEARQKVKDKLSFVAHNKRFLFPSILSAEQCTCEAVARFKANHILKGCYNSICDLTGGLGIDTLAFSSVIPSVTYVERYAEYCLAANHNFRLLNRNIRVINSDCSDFLKENIGFDALYIDPARRGESNKRLFAFADCEPNVVELLPRMFEVANDVYIKASPMADISMSINELKYVCDIYVISYKNECKELLFRLNKSETAINDVNIICVDIQTSSTSLYKFKYLEESSISDIVYSDPLNYLYEPSSAILKAGAFKSVAKFYDVKKLAQSSHIYTSNSFVNSFQGRKFKIDNVIPFSSKLVKSLFKTIPVANISVRNFPLKADELRRKLKIKDGGDIYIFATTDCNKQKILILCSKITS